A genomic segment from Solenopsis invicta isolate M01_SB chromosome 5, UNIL_Sinv_3.0, whole genome shotgun sequence encodes:
- the LOC105193773 gene encoding activin receptor type-1 has product MAASIFITHLVLLLTLILCSGEREIALQDQDISFDDEKLNPSDPLDHNLGFNTIGQKRFKCHCDGSECSPSNVCTDAITCWKSRVREVDGTEYVSRGCYEKEEHKLLMCNRESQNTNQHKKRNVRELSGGAQFSVECCQADLCNVGPYPKLDDYYTTDADNEYYVIKLVFAVVGLLIGMLIIGGIMLGLLTHFIRKKRSMAPRRNKLFLDSEIEPSILHFSFSSPTLSATNHPHELRATAAGDSTLKEYLDGRSLTSGSGSGLPLLVQRTLAKQVALVECLGNGSSGGFGGEVWRGVWHGENVAVKIYFSRDEAAWARETEVYSQLLPSRHDNILGYIGSDMTSRASCTQLWLVMQYHPLGSLFDHLNRSPHPLTPHQTLNISLSIANGLLYLHTEIHGTKGKPAMAHRNLKSKNILVKTNGGCVIADFALAATQDRLVADRVDLRQGTKRYMSPEILEQIINVECLENFRQADIYSLGLIMWEVCRRCISNGVALEYAMPYSEWLPSSNQEPSIEEMRKLVSLDQRRPPLPNRWHSDPTLAGMGKLMRECWHGKPAARLPILRVKKTLVKLAASDSRVHLPLD; this is encoded by the exons gtGAACGAGAGATTGCCTTGCAAGACCAAGATATTTCATTTGATGATGAAAAATTGAATCCATCTGATCCTTTGGATCATAATCTCGGTTTCAATACAATCGGCCAGAAACGTTTTAAATGCCATTGCGATGGTTCTGAATGTTCACCATCGAATGTCTGCACCGACGCAATcact TGTTGGAAGTCCAGGGTGAGAGAAGTTGATGGTACAGAGTATGTTAGCCGTGGTTGTTACGAAAAAGAGGAACACAAATTACTAATGTGTAATAGAGAAAGTCAAAATACAAATCAGCATAAAAAAAGGAATGTTAGAGAATTGTCAGGTGGCGCCCAATTCTCTGTAGAATGTTGTCAAGCAGACCTTTGTAACGTTGGACCATATCCCAAGTTGGACGATTATTACACAActg ATGCCGACAATGAAtactatgtaataaaattagtatttgCGGTTGTTGGACTTTTGATCGGAATGCTCATTATTGGAGGAATTATGCTCGGTTTATTGACACATTTCATACGAAAGAAACGATCGATGGCTCCACGTCGGAACAAACTTTTTCTAGATTCCGAAATTGAACCTTCcattttgcatttttctttttcctcgccTACGTTATCCGCCACAAATCATCCACACGAGCTTAGAGCAACGGCTGCTGGTGATAGTACGCTTAAA gAGTATTTAGATGGACGAAGTTTAACCAGTGGTTCTGGTTCTGGACTACCGTTGTTAGTACAAAGAACTTTGGCTAAGCAAGTAGCTTTAGTAGAATGTCTTGGTAATGGTAGCAGTGGAGGATTCGGTGGAGAAGTGTGGAGGGGAGTTTGGCACGGCGAAAATGTagctgtaaaaatttatttttcgcgaGACGAAGCTGCATGGGCTCGAGAGACCGAGGTCTACTCTCAACTGTTACCGTCCAGGCACGACAATATCTTAGGATATATCGGTAGCGACATGACTAGTAGAGCCAGTTGCACCCAACTCTGGCTGGTGATGCAATATCATCCTCTCGGCTCACTCTTTGATCACCTCAATCGATCGCCCCATCCGTTGACACCTCATCAAACGCTCAATATTTCTCTGAGTATCGCCAATGGCTTGCTTTATCTGCACACGGAGATCCATGGCACTAAGGGAAAACCAGCTATGGCCCATCGTAATCTCAAATCGAAAAATATCCTGGTTAAGACTAATGGTGGTTGCGTAATTGCCGATTTTGCATTAGCAGCCACACAAGATCGTCTAGTAGCGGACAGAGTCGACTTACGACAAGGAACAAAACGCTATATGAGTCCTGAAATTCTTGAGCAAAT CATAAACGTCGAATGCTTAGAAAACTTTAGACAAGCCGATATCTATAGTTTGGGACTGATCATGTGGGAAGTCTGTCGCAGATGCATAAGTAATGGTGTAGCCTTAGAATATGCGATGCCATATAGTGAATGGTTACCAAGCAGTAATCAGGAACCCTCAATAGAAGAAATGCGTAAATTGGTCTCGTTAGATCAGCGGAGGCCGCCGCTCCCTAACAGGTGGCATTCTGATccg ACATTGGCTGGAATGGGGAAGCTAATGCGAGAGTGTTGGCATGGGAAACCAGCGGCCAGGCTACCCATTCTTAGGGTAAAGAAGACACTCGTTAAACTAGCAGCTAGTGATTCACGTGTTCATTTACCTCTTGACTGA